TGCAAAACGATCTGTCCGCGGCGCTGAAACTACCTGTCGATATTACCTATGACGGCGACGGCAAGGGGCAGGTGGTTATCAAATACCGGTCGATGGATGAAATGGACCGCCTGTGCAAGGTTCTGGGCAACCCTATTGTATAAGCAGTTCACGCAGCAGGGCGTTTAATATGGGGCGTCCTGTTGCCGTTGCGGCAATGCGGTCGCCGCTTTTGGTCATGAACCCGTCAGCAACAAGCGATTCAATGCGGTTTACGGGCAGGGGCTGCCCTGCAAGTGTTTGATATCGCTTAACATCAGCGCCTTCGGTCAAACGCAGTGACATCATCAGATATTCCAGCGCCTGTTCATCGCGGGGTATGGTCTGGTGCGGGCTTTCGCCGTGGCCTGCGGTGTTGACCTGATCCAGCCATGTTTGGGGTTGCAGGGGCGTTTGCGTGGCGATGCGGGCGTTGTGCATTGTCAGCCGCCCATGTGCGCCGGGACCGATGCCCGCATAATCACCATAGCGCCAGTAAATCAGGTTATGGCGTGATTGCGCGCCGTCGCGGGCATGGTTGGAAATTTCATAGGCGGGCATATTATGCGCATCGCAGATTTCTTGCGTTATCATATACATATCTGCTGAAATTTCATCATCGGGCAGGCCCTTAAGCCCACCTTGTGCATGGCGCGCGCCGAATGCCGTGCCGGATTCGATGGTCAGTTGATACAGCGACAGATGATCAACCGCCATGGACAGCGCCTGACTTAATTCTTCGCGCCATTGTGCCAATGTCTGGAATTGCCGCGCATAGATCAGGTCGAAACTGACACGATCAAAGGTCGCGCGCGCAATATCGAATGCAGCACGCCCTTCGGCCACGGAGTGCAGGCGGCCAAGGCGTTTTAGATCCGCATCATTCAGGGCCTGAATGCCCATGGAAATGCGGTTGACGCCCGCGCTGGCATAGGCGCGAAAGCGCCCCGCTTCGACCGATGACGGGTTTGCTTCCAGCGTCACTTCGAAATCATTGGCGGTTGTCCAGCGGGCGCGGATACGTTCCAGCAGGGCGGCGACGGTCTCGGGGTCCATCAGGCTGGGGGTGCCGCCGCCGAAAAAAACCGTGTTCAGCAAGCGGTCGCCGGTTGTCAGCGCGATGCGGTCAATTTCCGACAAGTAGGCCGTGGCCCATGCGCGCTGGTCTATATGCGCGGCAACATGGCTGTTGAAATCGCAATAGGGGCATTTCGACTGGCAGAAGGGCCAATGAATATACAGGCCAAAGCCGCCATTCTGCCAGTCTTGCATCATTCAGCCTTTCAGGGCGGTCACTTCGATCTCGATCAGCATTTCGGGCTTGATCAGACCGGCGATAACCATTGTGGCAGCAGGGCGAATGTCGCCCATCGCCTCGCCCAGGGCGGGCAGCAAGGCGTCCAGCAGGGCGGCATCGGTCAGGGTGTATTGCACGCGCACAATATCATCCATCGTAAAGCCCCCTTCAGACAGTGCCTTGGCGATGGTGGCAAAACAGTTGCGGGCCTGATCGGCGACGCTTTCGGGCATTGTCATGGTGGCATAATCATAGCCAGTCACACCGGATACGAAGCACCAATCCCCTTTGACCACAGCGCGGCTATAGCCCATGGTTTTTTCAAATGGCGATCCGGTCGAGATGCGTTTCACGTGAAACATCCTTTCAGAAGGGCGGCGATGGCTACGCCGCGATGGGAAAGCGCGTTTTTTTCATCTGGCGTCATTTCCGCGAAGGTGCGGGAGCAGCCATCAGGCTGGAACATGGGGTCGTATCCGTGGCCGGTCTGGCCGCGATAAGGCCAGACAAGCTGGCCGTTGACGAACCCTTCAAACACTTCGTCATGGCCGTCAGGCCATGCCAGAACCAATGTGCAGCAAAACCGCGCCCGCCATGGTTGGGGCGCGCCGCATTCCAAAAGTTTGGCATGGGTTTTTTCCATTGCCATAATGAAATCACGCCCGTTCGGGGTTTCCGCCCAATCGGCAGTGTAAACGCCGGGTGCGCCGTCCAGCGCCATGACTTCCAGTCCGGAATCGTCGGCCAGTGCGGGCAGGCCGGTGGCTTGCGCGGCAGCATGTGCCTTGATCCGCGCATTGCCGATAAAACTGGTTTCAGTCTCGGGCGGTTCGGGCAGCGCATGTTCTGCCGCCGATGTCACCGAAATACCCAATGGTCCCATGATCTGGCGGAACTCATCCAGTTTGCCCGCGTTATGGGTGGCAACCAGCAGGGCGGTTTCGGAAAACGCCCTCATACGATCGCAGCTTTCTGCGCGGCGACCAGTTCGCTGACGCCTTTTTCGGCAAGATCCATCAGTGTGTTCATTTCAGTGCGGGAAAAAGTTGCGCCCTCAGCGCTCATCTGCACTTCGACCAGCCTGCCGGACCCCAGCAGGATAAAGTTTCCGTCAACGCCTGCGGTGCTGTCTTCGGCATAATCCAGATCCAGCACGGGCTGGCCTGCATAGATTCCACAGCTGACAGCCGCCAGATGGTCGGTGATGGGATCTGACACGACGTCGCCTGCCTTCAGCAGTTTGTTGACTGCCAGCCGCAAGGCAACCCAGCCACCGGTGATGGCTGCGCAGCGCGTGCCGCCATCGGCCTGAATAACATCGCAGTCAATGGTGATCTGGCGTTCACCAAGCGCGGAACGGTCCACGCAGGCGCGCAAGGAACGGCCAATAAGCCGTTGAATTTCAACAGTTCTACCTTGCTGCTTGCCAGATGCAGATTCGCGGCGCATCCGCGTATTGGTCGACCGTGGCAGCATGCCGTATTCTGCGGTGACCCAACCCAGACCAGTGTTGCGCAAAAAGGGCGGTGTGCGATCTTCCAGTGATGCGGTGCAAATCACCTTGGTGTCGCCGACCGTGATCAGGCATGACCCTTCGGCATGTTTGGTCACATTGGGTTCGATTGAAATTTCGCGTAAAGTGTCTAGTTCACGTCCAGAGGGGCGCATGCCAAATGTCCTTTGCTGTTTCGTGTCACGCATACAAGCACGCATAGGCCGTGTGCAAGCCTGATACCCCTTGAATTATGTGCTGTTTTCAAGTCGATTTATGATGTTCTTAACCAGCATCCGCCATAAGGTGGCCCATGTCTGAAATACGAAGCTCTGCTGAACTTCTGTCTGAAATGAATGCGCGCTCTCGCGAGGTGTTTCGCAGGGTGGTGGAATCCTATCTGGGAACGGGCGCGCCTGTCGGGTCGCGCAGCCTGACCCGCGACATGAATGAAAAAGTGTCCGCCGCAACGGTGCGCAATGTGATGCAGGATCTGGAATATCTGGGCCTGCTGGACAGTCCGCATGTGTCGGCGGGGCGGGTGCCCACGAATCTGGGCCTGCGGTTGTTCGTGGATTCGCTTTTGGAAGTGGCACCCCTGGACAATGCCGACCGCGCCAAACTGGACAGCACCATGGGCAGCAATGAACGCGATGTGTCCAGTTTGCTGGATGCGGTGGGTGGTGCGCTTAGTGGTGTGACACATGGCGCATCATTGGTGTTATCGCCCAAGCATGAAGCGGCGCTGCGCCATATCGAATTTGTCAGTCTTGCCCCCGAACGGGCCTTGGTCGTGCTGGTTTTTGTGGACGGGCATGTTGAAAACCGCGTGTTCACCCCGCCGCGCGGGCTGACCCCATCGGCGCTGCGCGAGGCTGCGAATTACCTGAATTCCATGGTGGAAGGCGCAAGCGTTTCCCAGCTTCTGGGGCGGTTTCGCCGCGAAATCAGCCGCAACCGCCGTGAAATTGACGTGCTGGCCGCGACCCTTGTGGAACAGGGGCTTGCGATATGGGAAAATGAGGGTGAACCGCAGGAACGCCTGATTGTGCGCGGGCGCGCGAATCTGCTTGACGAAGGGGCTGGCACTGAAGATATCGACCGCATTCGGACCCTGTTCGATGATCTGGAACGCAAGCGTGATATTGCGGAATTTCTGGAACTCACTGAACAGGGCGAAGGCGTGCGCATTTTTATCGGGGCAGAAAACAGACTTTTTTCGCTTACGGGTTCAAGTCTGGTGGTTTCCCCTTATATGAACGCAGAACGCAAGATTATTGGCGCTGTCGGCGTGATCGGTCCTACGCGGCTGAATTACGGGCGGATTGTGCCGATTGTGGATTATACTGCGCAGCTTGTTGGCCGGATCCTGTCCGACCGGCAGGCAGAGTGAAGGAAAGTAAAAAGATGGCCGAGCCGAAACCGACACTGCATCCGGAAACCGAAACGGAATTTTCACAGGATCAGACGCCCGAGCAACAGGCAGATACGCCTGAGGATGTGGACCCGTATCTGGCACTGGAAGCGGAACTTGAAACCCTGCGCACCCAGCGCGATGAAATGCGTGACCGCATGATGCGCGCCCTGGCCGAGGCTGAAAACAGCCGCAAGCGCGCTGAAAAAGACCGCCGCGATGCGCAGCTTTATGGCGGGTCCAAGATCGCGCGGGATATTCTGCCGGTCTATGACAACCTGTCGCGCGCCCTGAATGCCGTGACCGAAGACACGCGCAGCGCCGCTGGTGGTCTGGTTGAAGGTGTGGAACTGACCCTGCGCGAACTGACGAATGTGATGCAGAAACACGGTGTTGAACGCATCAGCCCCGAAGTGGGCGATATGTTCGACCCGCATGCACATCAGGCCATGTTTGAAGCGCCGGTTCCGGATTTCAAGGCAGGGCAGATCATTCAGGTCATGGCGGATGGCTTCAAGCTGTATGAACAGCTGTTGCGGCCCGCGCATGTGGGCGTTTCATCGACGCCAGCAGGGTAACGCACCGGTTACTGAGTATTTCTGGCAAGATGAAATCTATGTCTGACTTAGGGATTTCAGTTCATACAACAAATCCAGCGCCTGTTTTGGTGACAGCTCGTCCGGGTTAATCTGGACGAGCTTTTCTGTGGCGGGGTTTGTTTTTGCGGGCTGCGATGCAGGGGCGCGCGCGGCCGAGAACAGCGGCAGGTCATCAATTACGGCCTTGGGGTTTTTGCCGCCTTCGCCTTGCTCCAGCGCGGACAGAACTTCGCGGGCGCGGATGATGACACTGTCGGGCAGCCCCGCCAGACGCGCGACTTGCACCCCGTAGCTGCGATCGGCGGCGCCACGTTTGACTTCGTGCAGGAAGATGACTTCGCCTTCCCATTCCTTGACAGTAACGGTGGCGTTTTCCACGCCGGGCAACCGGCCAGCAAGGGCGGTCATTTCGTGGTAATGGGTGGCAAACAGCGCGCGGGTGCGGTTCACGTCATGCAGATGTTCCAGTGTGGCCCATGCAATCGACAGCCCGTCATAGGTGGCCGTGCCGCGCCCGATTTCGTCCAGAATGACCAGCGCGCGATCATCGGCCTGATTAAGGATCGCGGCGGTTTCGACCATTTCAACCATGAAGGTTGACCGCCCGCGCGCCAGATCGTCGCTGGCCCCCACGCGGCTGAAAACCTGACTGACAAGGCCGATATGCGCATCGGTCGCGGGCACCCATGCGCCCATTTGCGCCAGAATGGCAATCAGGGCGTTCTGGCGCAGAAAGGTGGATTTACCCGCCATGTTGGGACCCGTCAGCAGCCAGATTGCCGCACCGTCAGTGGCACCAAGTTCGCAATCATTTGCAATGAACGTGCCGCCGCTGCGCGCCAGTGCAGATTCGACCACCGGATGGCGGCCGCCCGTCACGGTAAAGGCGCGCGATGTGTCCAGACGTGGCGCGCACCAGTTGCGCGCCAGCGCCAGATCGGCCAGCGCGGCCGCAAGGTCAATCTCGGCCAGCGCGCGGGCGGTTCGGGCCAGTTGGTCTGCGCTGGCCAGAATGGCGTCGCGCAGCTGCGCAAACAGGCGCTTTTCAATTTCCAGCGCGCGGGAGCCGGCATTCAGGATGCGGGTTTCCATTTCCGACAGATCGACCGTGGTGAACCGCACCTGATTGGCGGTGGTCTGGCGGTGGATATAGCGCGCAGACAGCGGATCGGACAGCATGCGGTCCGCATGCGTGCTGGTGACTTCGATGAAATAACCCAGCACATTGTTATGCTTTATTTTTAGCGACGTGATGCCGGTATCTTGCGCATATTCGGCCTGCATTTGCGCAATCACGCTGCGCCCTTCGTCGCGTAGCTTGCGGGCCTCGTCCAGGTCCGTGTCATGACCAGGTGCGATAAAGCCGCCGTCGCGCGCCAGAAGTGGCGGTTCGGCCACAAGGGCTGCGTCCAGCAAGTCCAGCAGCCGGTCGTGCCCTGTCAGCGCGCCTGCTGCATCTGACAGCAAGTCAGGGGCCGTGTGTTTGGCAAGAAGAGCGTCGATTTCGATGGCTTGTGTCAGGGTGTTGCGAATGGCGGCCATGTCGCGCGGTCCGGCGCGGTCAAGCGCCAGCCGCGACAGGGCGCGGTCCAGATCAGGCACTTCGGACAGCGAGGCGCGCAGATCATCGCGAAGGCGGGTGTGGGTGTGCAGGAAGGTCACGGCGGTCTGACGCTCAAGGATTGTGTCCAGCCGTGCCGAGGGCGATGACAGCCGCCGTTCCAGCAACCGCGCGCCAGCAGATGTTACTGTGCGGTCGATGACATGCAAAAGCGCGCCATCACGCCCGCCTGTCAGCGATTGTGTCAGTTCCAGATTGCGGCGGGTGGCGGCGTCAATCTGGACAAGATCACCGGCAGCGTCGTGGGCGGGCGGGTGCAGCAGCGGCAGTTTACCACGCTGGGTCAGGTCCAGATAATCGACCAGCCCCCCAAGGGCCGCACGTTCCGCGCGGCTGAACTGGCCAAAACCGTCAAGGGTTTGCACCTTGTAGAGATCACACAGGCGCTTTTCCGCAGCCTGACTGTCGAAACTGGCAGGGGCAAGCGGTGTCAGGGCCGCACCCATATCATCGGCAATTTCGCGCAGGGTTTCCGCCTGTGTGTCGCTGACCAGTATTTCACGCGGGGCAAGCCGCGCGAGTTCGGGGCCAAGGCGCATGCGGGTGCAGGGCATGACGCGCACCTGCCCGGTGGATATGTCGGCCCATGCCAGCGCCCCCTCATCGCGCAATTCGATGAACGCGGCGAGAAAGTTGTGGCGCCGCGCATCAAGAAGCGAATCCTCGGTCAGGGTGCCGGGGGTGACAAGGCGCACGACATCGCGCTGCACCACCGATTTGTAGCCGCGTTTCCTGGCCTGTTCGGGGGTTTCCATCTGCTCGGCGATGGCCACGCGAAACCCTTTGCGGATAAGTGTCAGCAGATACCCTTCGGCGGCATGATGGGGCACGCCGCACATGGCGATGTCCTTGCCCAGATGCTTGCCGCGTTTGGTCAGGGCAATATCAAGGGCGGCAGCGGCGGCGATGGCATCATCAAAGAACAATTCATAGAAATCGCCCATGCGGTAGAACAACAGCGCCTCTGGGTGCTGCTGTTTGACTTGCAGGTATTGGGCCATCATGGGGGTGACGGTGTCGCTCACGGGGGGATGTTCCTTGTGGGGCTGTTTGCGGGAAGGTAACGAAAGGCGCGGGCGGGGGAAAGGGGGCGCGCGCGCCCCCTCTTGCGCGCGGGGCGCGCGCAATTCACCCCCTGCGGATATTTGAGCCAGACTGAAACAGGGCATTGAAAGCGCGCGCAGCGCCATTCCCTTTGTTTACCACAGCCGTTCAACTGGTTATGAGGGTCGCATTCAGGAGGAGCCGCACCCATGTCCCGCAAATCGAAGTTCACTGCCGAAGAGGCCTTGGCCTATCATCACGCGCCCACGCCCGGCAAATATGAAATCACCGCGTCAAAGCCGATGGCCACGCAAGCGGATCTGTCGCTGGCCTATAGCCCCGGTGTGGCGATTCCTGTTCAGGCCATCGCGGATGATCCGCAGGCGGCGTATGATTACACCACCAAGGGCAATATGGTGGCCGTGGTGTCGAACGGCACGGCCATTCTGGGGATGGGGAACCTTGGTGCGCTGGCGTCCAAGCCCGTGATGGAAGGCAAGGCAGTGCTGTTCAAGCGCTTCGCGGATGTGAACGCGATTGATATCTTGCTGGATACAGAAGACCCCGACGAGATTATCAATGCGGTCAGACTGATGGGCCCGACCTTTGGCGGGATTAATCTGGAAGATATCAAGGCGCCGGAATGCTTTATCATTGAAAGCCGGTTGAAGGAGATCATGGATATTCCGGTATTCCATGATGACCAGCATGGCACTGCCGTGATTTGTGCCGCTGGTCTGATCAATGCGCTGGAATTGTCGGGCAAGAAGATTGAGGACTGCAAGATTGTTCTGAACGGGGCGGGCGCTGCGGGGATTGCCTGTCTGGAGTTGATCAAATCCATGGGCGCGCTGCACGATAATTGCATAATGTGCGACACCAAGGGTGTGATCTGGCAGGGCCGGACCGAGGGGATGAACCAGTGGAAATCCGCGCATGCCGCGCGCACCGATGCGCGCACGCTGGAAGATGCGATGGTGGGCGCGGATGTGTTTCTGGGCGTGTCGGCCAAGGGCGCGGTGACGCCCGCGATGGTTGCGGCCATGGCGGACAATCCGGTCATTTTTGCGATGGCAAACCCCGACCCCGAAATCACACCGGAAGAAGCGCAGTCCGTGCGTGCCGATGCGATTGTTGCAACGGGGCGCAGTGACTACCCCAATCAGGTGAACAATGTGCTGGGGTTCCCGTATCTGTTTCGGGGCGCGCTGGACATCAATGCGCGCGCCATCAATGACGAGATGAAGATCGCCTGCGCGCGCGCGCTTGCTGAACTGGCGCGCGAGGATGTGCCTGATGAGGTTGCCATGGCTTACGGGCGCAAGCTGAGTTTCGGGCGGGATTATATTATTCCCACACCGTTTGACCCGCGATTGATCTATACAATTCCCCCCGCGGTGGCCAAGGCCGGGATGAAAACCGGCGTGGCGCGGCGGCCCATTGTGGATATGGACGCCTATGTGCAGTCGCTGAAGGCGCGGATGGACCCGACCGCCAGCATCTTGCAATCCATCCATGCGCGGGCAAAGCAGGCACAATCGCGCATGATTTTTGCCGAAGGTGATGATGAGCGGGTTTTGCGGGCTGCCGTGGCCTATCAGCGTGGCGGCTATGGGCAGGCGCTGGTTGTGGGGCGTGATGATGATGTCCGCGCCAAGCTGGAGGCCGAGGGCCTGGGTGATGCGGTGCGCGAACTGACGGTGGTGAATGCCGGAAACACACGCCATCTGGAAACGTATAAGGACTATCTGTATGCGCGCCTGCAACGTCAGGGGCATGACCAGAAGGATGTTCACCGACTGGCCGCGCGCAACCGTCATGTATTTGCGGCGCTGATGCTGGCCCATGGGCATGGCGATGCGCTGGTCACGGGTGCCACGCGCAAATCCGCCCATGTTCTGGGGCTGATCAACCATGTTTTCGACGCGCGCGCACAAGATGGCGCGGTGGGCGTGACAGCGCTGTTGCACAAGGGCCGGATTGTGTTGATTGCCGACACATTGGTGCATGAATGGCCGTCCGAGACGGACCTTGCCGATATCGCCACGCGCGCGGCATCTGTGGCGCGGCATCTGGGGCTGGAGCCGCGCGTGGCCTTTGTCAGCTTCTCGACATTCGGCTATCCGGTGTCAGAACGTGCCGAGAAGATGCACCTTGCGCCGCGCATTCTGGACGCGCGCGGCGTGGATTTCGAATATGAAGGCGAAATGACTGTGGATGTGGCGCTGAACCCCAAGGCTGCCGCGCATTACCCGTTTTCGCGCCTGACGGGTCCGGCAAATATTCTGGTGGTTCCTGCGCGGCATTCTGCGTCGATCAGTGTGAAGCTGATGCAGGAAATGGCGGGGGCGACAGTGATTGGCCCAATTCTTGCAGGCGCGCCAAAACCCATCCAGATATGTTCAACAGGGTCCACAGTCAGTGACATTGTGAACATGGCCGTGATGGCCAGTTGCGAGATTGTCTGAATAATGGAGCAGGGTATGCAAATCTGGAATTTCGGGTCAATCAATATCGACCATGTGCACAGGCTGGATCACCTGCCATATGCAGGCGAAACGCTGGCCAGTCGTGATTACACGGTGCAGCTGGGGGGCAAGGGCGCGAACCAGTCGGTTGCAGCGGCGCGTGCGGGCGCAACGGTGCGCCATCTGGGCGCGATCGGCGCAGACGGGCTGGATATGCGCGATGTGATGACGGGCTACGGTGTTGACTGCGGCGGCGTGCAGGTGTTGGACGGTGCCACGGGACATGCAATTATCATGGTCGACCAGTCGGGAGAGAATGCCATTGTGCTGCATGGCGGGGCCAATCATGCGCTGGCGCTTGATCCCTTGCTGACAGCACTAAAGGGTGCAGGTGCAGGGGATTTCCTGCTGATGCAGAATGAAACTGCGTGGCAGCCTGAAATTGCCGCCGCCGCTGCGGCCGCTGGCATGAAGGTTGTCTATTCGGCAGCACCTTTTTCGGCTGATGCGGTGCAGGCGGTTTTGCCTTTTGTGTCCATGCTGATGATGAACGACATAGAGGCGCAGCAATTGCAGGATGCGCTGGGCGTGGCGATAGCGGATTTGCCTGTGGAGAACGTGGTCGTCACGCATGGCGCCAAAGGGGCAAGCTGGCACGGCAAGGGACGCGCTGAAATATTTGTTCCTGCGCTTTCGGTTCCGGTGCTGGATACCACGGGCGCAGGCGATTGTTTTGCAGGGGCGTTGGTTGCCGCATTGTCAGACGGGAAAGGCCCTGCCGATGCGATGAAATTTGCAGCATGCGCTGCGGCGTTGCAGGTGTCGCGCGCGGGTGCGGCCTCCGCAATGCCCAGCCGCGCGCAGATTGATGCCCTAGCTGGCGAAGGCGGCTGAACTGCCCCAGACTTCGCGCACGCGCTGGTCACGGCCGCAGCCCTCGCGGTAGCTTTTGTAGGCGACGCGCCGTTCGATCCAGCCGAAACGTGTCAATGTGCGTTCCGCCGAATTGGCGTAATTCTGGTGGAAATCATCCGCCTCGTAGAAAGCCGTTGCCTCGCGCACGGGCGTGACGACGTTCCGGCCAAGCTCGCTTTGTGCCGCAGCGATTGCGGCATTCGCCTGTTCGGTCTGATCAGGTGTCGCGAAAATGGCGGTCGAGTAATGCGCGCCCCGGTCACAGAATTGCCCGCCCGCATCCAGCGGATCAATGGAGCGCATGAACATATGCAGGATCTGGTCGTAACTTACGCGCGCGGGGTCAAAGCTGATGATGGCCGCTTCTATATGGTCGGTTCGTCCGCGCGCAACATCTTCATAAATGGGATCAGGCGTTGTGCCGCCGGTGAAGCCGACGCGCACATCGACCACGCCATCAACGCGCCGGAAATCGGATTCCACGCACCAGAAACACCCGCCCGCGACAATGGCGGTCTGGACCTGTTGCGCGGCGGCGGGCAGGGCGGGGGCAAGTGTGGCGATCAGCCAGAATGCGAAAGCGTGTAACCTCATGTCCGGTATCCTTTGCTATAGGTTCATAAATACTACGTTGCGAAATCCCGAAATGTACGGGGACAGGTATCACAAGAGGGTGAAAAGCGCACATTGTCTGCGTGGAAATCGCCAATTCCCGATCTGACCCACGCATCATATGTGTCTTGCAGCACAGAAAGGACAAGTCATGAGTGGAAAATCTGAACCCCGCACTGGCCCCATGATCGGCCATGTTCACCTGAAAGTCGCCGATCTGGACCGCGCTGTTGAATTTTACCGGCTGTTGGGGTTTGACGTAACCCAGCGATACGGCACGCAGGCGGCCTTTATGGGTGCGGACGGGTATCATCATCATATTGGCCTGAATACATGGCACAGCGCGGGCGCGGCACCGGCCCCTTCCGGGCATGCGGGGCTGTATCATCTGGCGGTGCTGTATCCCGACAGGGTGTCACTGGCACAGGCGCTGAGGCGTGTTGTGCAAGCGGGCGTGCAACTGGATGGCGCTGCCGATCACGGTGTGTCCGAAGCGCTGTATTTCCGCGACCCCGACGGAAACGGGGTCGAGATTTATGTCGACCGCCCCCGTCAGCACTGGCCCCGCGATGCGGCGGGAGGGTTGAAAATGGGCAATGCGCGGCTGGATGTTAGCGCACTTCTGGCCTTGGCGGACACTGCGTGACAGCGGCCTAGATAGGCAGGCCGCGCATCAGGCGGGGCAGATCACCTGTAAGCCCGGCCGCTTCGCGGATGAAGCGGCGGCGCAGCCCCGGCAGGGATTGCACAACCCCCATGCCCAA
Above is a window of Roseinatronobacter sp. S2 DNA encoding:
- the hemW gene encoding radical SAM family heme chaperone HemW, producing the protein MQDWQNGGFGLYIHWPFCQSKCPYCDFNSHVAAHIDQRAWATAYLSEIDRIALTTGDRLLNTVFFGGGTPSLMDPETVAALLERIRARWTTANDFEVTLEANPSSVEAGRFRAYASAGVNRISMGIQALNDADLKRLGRLHSVAEGRAAFDIARATFDRVSFDLIYARQFQTLAQWREELSQALSMAVDHLSLYQLTIESGTAFGARHAQGGLKGLPDDEISADMYMITQEICDAHNMPAYEISNHARDGAQSRHNLIYWRYGDYAGIGPGAHGRLTMHNARIATQTPLQPQTWLDQVNTAGHGESPHQTIPRDEQALEYLMMSLRLTEGADVKRYQTLAGQPLPVNRIESLVADGFMTKSGDRIAATATGRPILNALLRELLIQ
- a CDS encoding RidA family protein, which codes for MKRISTGSPFEKTMGYSRAVVKGDWCFVSGVTGYDYATMTMPESVADQARNCFATIAKALSEGGFTMDDIVRVQYTLTDAALLDALLPALGEAMGDIRPAATMVIAGLIKPEMLIEIEVTALKG
- a CDS encoding non-canonical purine NTP pyrophosphatase; translation: MRAFSETALLVATHNAGKLDEFRQIMGPLGISVTSAAEHALPEPPETETSFIGNARIKAHAAAQATGLPALADDSGLEVMALDGAPGVYTADWAETPNGRDFIMAMEKTHAKLLECGAPQPWRARFCCTLVLAWPDGHDEVFEGFVNGQLVWPYRGQTGHGYDPMFQPDGCSRTFAEMTPDEKNALSHRGVAIAALLKGCFT
- the rph gene encoding ribonuclease PH, yielding MRPSGRELDTLREISIEPNVTKHAEGSCLITVGDTKVICTASLEDRTPPFLRNTGLGWVTAEYGMLPRSTNTRMRRESASGKQQGRTVEIQRLIGRSLRACVDRSALGERQITIDCDVIQADGGTRCAAITGGWVALRLAVNKLLKAGDVVSDPITDHLAAVSCGIYAGQPVLDLDYAEDSTAGVDGNFILLGSGRLVEVQMSAEGATFSRTEMNTLMDLAEKGVSELVAAQKAAIV
- the hrcA gene encoding heat-inducible transcriptional repressor HrcA, with protein sequence MSEIRSSAELLSEMNARSREVFRRVVESYLGTGAPVGSRSLTRDMNEKVSAATVRNVMQDLEYLGLLDSPHVSAGRVPTNLGLRLFVDSLLEVAPLDNADRAKLDSTMGSNERDVSSLLDAVGGALSGVTHGASLVLSPKHEAALRHIEFVSLAPERALVVLVFVDGHVENRVFTPPRGLTPSALREAANYLNSMVEGASVSQLLGRFRREISRNRREIDVLAATLVEQGLAIWENEGEPQERLIVRGRANLLDEGAGTEDIDRIRTLFDDLERKRDIAEFLELTEQGEGVRIFIGAENRLFSLTGSSLVVSPYMNAERKIIGAVGVIGPTRLNYGRIVPIVDYTAQLVGRILSDRQAE
- a CDS encoding nucleotide exchange factor GrpE, which produces MAEPKPTLHPETETEFSQDQTPEQQADTPEDVDPYLALEAELETLRTQRDEMRDRMMRALAEAENSRKRAEKDRRDAQLYGGSKIARDILPVYDNLSRALNAVTEDTRSAAGGLVEGVELTLRELTNVMQKHGVERISPEVGDMFDPHAHQAMFEAPVPDFKAGQIIQVMADGFKLYEQLLRPAHVGVSSTPAG
- the mutS gene encoding DNA mismatch repair protein MutS, coding for MMAQYLQVKQQHPEALLFYRMGDFYELFFDDAIAAAAALDIALTKRGKHLGKDIAMCGVPHHAAEGYLLTLIRKGFRVAIAEQMETPEQARKRGYKSVVQRDVVRLVTPGTLTEDSLLDARRHNFLAAFIELRDEGALAWADISTGQVRVMPCTRMRLGPELARLAPREILVSDTQAETLREIADDMGAALTPLAPASFDSQAAEKRLCDLYKVQTLDGFGQFSRAERAALGGLVDYLDLTQRGKLPLLHPPAHDAAGDLVQIDAATRRNLELTQSLTGGRDGALLHVIDRTVTSAGARLLERRLSSPSARLDTILERQTAVTFLHTHTRLRDDLRASLSEVPDLDRALSRLALDRAGPRDMAAIRNTLTQAIEIDALLAKHTAPDLLSDAAGALTGHDRLLDLLDAALVAEPPLLARDGGFIAPGHDTDLDEARKLRDEGRSVIAQMQAEYAQDTGITSLKIKHNNVLGYFIEVTSTHADRMLSDPLSARYIHRQTTANQVRFTTVDLSEMETRILNAGSRALEIEKRLFAQLRDAILASADQLARTARALAEIDLAAALADLALARNWCAPRLDTSRAFTVTGGRHPVVESALARSGGTFIANDCELGATDGAAIWLLTGPNMAGKSTFLRQNALIAILAQMGAWVPATDAHIGLVSQVFSRVGASDDLARGRSTFMVEMVETAAILNQADDRALVILDEIGRGTATYDGLSIAWATLEHLHDVNRTRALFATHYHEMTALAGRLPGVENATVTVKEWEGEVIFLHEVKRGAADRSYGVQVARLAGLPDSVIIRAREVLSALEQGEGGKNPKAVIDDLPLFSAARAPASQPAKTNPATEKLVQINPDELSPKQALDLLYELKSLSQT
- a CDS encoding NADP-dependent malic enzyme, producing MSRKSKFTAEEALAYHHAPTPGKYEITASKPMATQADLSLAYSPGVAIPVQAIADDPQAAYDYTTKGNMVAVVSNGTAILGMGNLGALASKPVMEGKAVLFKRFADVNAIDILLDTEDPDEIINAVRLMGPTFGGINLEDIKAPECFIIESRLKEIMDIPVFHDDQHGTAVICAAGLINALELSGKKIEDCKIVLNGAGAAGIACLELIKSMGALHDNCIMCDTKGVIWQGRTEGMNQWKSAHAARTDARTLEDAMVGADVFLGVSAKGAVTPAMVAAMADNPVIFAMANPDPEITPEEAQSVRADAIVATGRSDYPNQVNNVLGFPYLFRGALDINARAINDEMKIACARALAELAREDVPDEVAMAYGRKLSFGRDYIIPTPFDPRLIYTIPPAVAKAGMKTGVARRPIVDMDAYVQSLKARMDPTASILQSIHARAKQAQSRMIFAEGDDERVLRAAVAYQRGGYGQALVVGRDDDVRAKLEAEGLGDAVRELTVVNAGNTRHLETYKDYLYARLQRQGHDQKDVHRLAARNRHVFAALMLAHGHGDALVTGATRKSAHVLGLINHVFDARAQDGAVGVTALLHKGRIVLIADTLVHEWPSETDLADIATRAASVARHLGLEPRVAFVSFSTFGYPVSERAEKMHLAPRILDARGVDFEYEGEMTVDVALNPKAAAHYPFSRLTGPANILVVPARHSASISVKLMQEMAGATVIGPILAGAPKPIQICSTGSTVSDIVNMAVMASCEIV